In Rutidosis leptorrhynchoides isolate AG116_Rl617_1_P2 chromosome 2, CSIRO_AGI_Rlap_v1, whole genome shotgun sequence, one genomic interval encodes:
- the LOC139893209 gene encoding histone deacetylase 14, chloroplastic-like — MLVTSRTMCFEASTPCSSAETDESRAKVIYSLAPAMGHNAEGHPECSSRVSAIVSALEKARLTPQFRGSEIVQLKNFRTATVDDIANVHSKSYVSALEKAMEWASVQGVMPIDVFGDTYATATTFNESLAAAGAGLSLVDYVVAASKITKNPPVGFALIRPPGHHAIPKGPMGFCFFGNVAIAARYAQQAHGLKRVFIIDFDVHHGNGTSDAFYDDPDIFFLSTHQDGSFPGTGKFDDLGHGNGKGATLNLPLPEGSGDLAMRSVFDQVIVPSAQRFKPDIILVSAGFDAHVLDPLANFQFGTGTYYMLAMSIKQLAKDLCGGRCVFFLEGGYNLESLSNSVVESFRAFIGEPSAAAEHDDPSFFHDEPSLKVKQAIERIKHLHSL; from the exons ATG CTTGTGACTTCAAGGACAATGTGTTTCGAAGCTTCTACTCCATGTTCATCCGCCGAGACAGATGAGAGTCGAGCAAAAGTTATTTACAGTTTAGCTCCCGCAATGGGTCATAACGCG GAGGGACATCCAGAATGCAGTTCAAGAGTTTCCGCAATTGTAAGTGCTCTTGAGAAGGCTCGGCTCACTCCACAG TTTCGAGGATCTGAGATTGTCCAACTTAAAAACTTCAGAACTGCTACAGTGGATGATATTGCAAATGTACATTCCAAATCTTACGTTTCTGCCCTTGAGAAG GCAATGGAATGGGCTTCAGTACAGGGCGTTATGCCCATTGATGTCTTTGGAGACACATACGCTACTGCCACG ACTTTTAACGAGTCATTGGCTGCTGCTGGAGCAGGCTTATCCTTGGTTGATTATGTG gTGGCAGCATCCAAAATCACCAAGAACCCTCCAGTTGGTTTTGCCTTGATACGTCCACCTGGACATCATGCTATTCCAAAAGGACCCATGGGATTTTGTTTTTTTGGTAATGTTGCTATTGCAGCTCGATATGCGCAACAGGCCCATGGACTTAAACGTGTTTTCATTATCGATTTTGATGTCCATCATGGGAATGGCACTAGCGATGCATTCTATGATGATCCTGACATATTTTTTCTCTCAACTCACCAA GATGGGAGCTTTCCTGGTACAGGAAAATTTGATGATTTAGGGCATGGAAACGGTAAAGGAGCAACTCTTAATTTGCCATTACCGGAAGGTTCGGGTGATTTAGCCATGCGATCTGTCTTCGATCAAGTCATTGTACCATCTGCACAAAGATTTAAGCCTGATATAATTCTTGTTTCAGCAGG atTTGATGCACATGTACTTGATCCACTTGCCAATTTCCAGTTCGGGACTGGAACAtattacatgttggcaatgagtatCAAGCAACTTGCAAAAGATTTGTGTGGTGGGCGATGCGTGTTTTTCTTGGAAGGAGGCTACAACTTGGAGTCTCTTTCTAATTCTGTTGTAGAATCATTCCGTGCTTTTATTGGAGAACCGAGTGCCGCAGCAGAACATGACGACCCTAGTTTCTTCCATGATGAACCATCTTTGAAGGTTAAGCAGGCTATTGAGAGGATCAAGCACTTACACTCTCTTTAG